The following proteins are co-located in the Paludibaculum fermentans genome:
- the dinB gene encoding DNA polymerase IV: MKTIFHVDMDAFFVSVEELFDPSLKGKAVVVGGPKDARGVVSAASYEARKFGVHSALPLRTAAKLCPHAIFLNGHPDRYRDYSHKVHGVLNEFSPKVEMASVDEAYMDLTGTERLLGPPLQAAHRLHLRMKQVTGLNCSVGIATSRLVAKVSSDQAKPNGILWVQPGLEANFLAPLDVRRIPGVGKVTEQKLKDYGIRKVGDLARLDEPFLRRRFGQWGLALAGKSHGMDAGSWFDGDIGDNDDPKSISHEHTFDTDTAEPMELEATLARLAEKVARRLREHEFHANIVHLKLRYKDFTTLTRSKTLPQSTQLDHELIAESRHLFRQAWDGKTPIRLIGTGVSGFEAHEGQLGLLDSEKNQRARQALAAVDRIRDKYGEKSVKLATGLTADHAERVHENPVGLPGKGPRDKSK; this comes from the coding sequence GTGAAAACCATCTTCCACGTCGACATGGACGCCTTCTTCGTCTCAGTGGAAGAACTCTTCGATCCTTCACTGAAAGGCAAGGCGGTCGTCGTCGGAGGCCCCAAGGACGCCCGCGGCGTAGTCTCGGCAGCCTCCTACGAAGCCCGCAAGTTCGGCGTCCATTCCGCCTTGCCCCTGCGCACCGCGGCCAAACTGTGCCCCCACGCCATCTTCCTCAACGGCCATCCGGACCGCTACCGCGACTACTCCCACAAGGTCCATGGCGTCCTCAACGAGTTCTCGCCCAAAGTCGAAATGGCCTCCGTCGACGAAGCTTACATGGACCTTACGGGCACTGAGCGCCTGCTCGGCCCGCCGCTCCAGGCGGCCCACCGTCTCCACTTGCGCATGAAACAGGTCACCGGCCTCAACTGCTCCGTCGGCATCGCCACCTCGCGCCTCGTGGCCAAGGTCTCCTCCGATCAGGCCAAGCCCAACGGCATCCTCTGGGTTCAGCCCGGGCTGGAGGCCAATTTCCTGGCCCCCCTGGACGTTCGCCGCATACCGGGCGTCGGCAAAGTGACTGAGCAGAAGCTGAAAGACTATGGCATCCGCAAGGTAGGCGACCTCGCCCGCCTGGACGAGCCCTTCCTCCGCCGCCGCTTCGGACAGTGGGGCCTCGCCCTGGCCGGCAAATCGCACGGCATGGACGCCGGATCCTGGTTCGACGGCGACATCGGCGACAACGACGACCCCAAGTCCATCAGCCACGAGCACACGTTCGACACAGACACGGCGGAGCCGATGGAACTCGAAGCCACCCTCGCCCGCCTCGCGGAGAAGGTCGCCCGCCGCCTGCGCGAGCACGAGTTCCACGCCAACATCGTCCACCTCAAACTGCGCTACAAGGACTTCACCACACTCACGCGCAGCAAGACCCTGCCCCAGTCCACGCAACTCGATCACGAGCTCATCGCCGAGTCGCGCCATCTCTTCCGCCAAGCCTGGGATGGCAAGACGCCCATCCGCCTCATCGGCACCGGCGTCTCCGGCTTCGAGGCGCACGAGGGCCAATTGGGCCTCCTCGATTCCGAGAAGAACCAGCGCGCCCGTCAGGCCTTGGCCGCCGTCGACCGAATCCGCGACAAGTATGGAGAAAAGAGCGTCAAGCTCGCCACGGGTCTCACTGCGGATCACGCTGAACGCGTGCATGAGAATCCCGTCGGGCTGCCCGGCAAGGGCCCCAGGGACAAATCAAAGTGA
- a CDS encoding acyltransferase family protein: MAAGTIQQATAAVQAPSAAEPGQGARLVSLDAYRGFIMLMLVSGGFGLGSLQAYPGWSWLAEQVEHAAWEGCTFWDLIQPAFTFMVGMAMPFSLGRRIAAGASSFQVMRHVAWRALILILLSNIYSNWGAKPGQLRLQFINVLCQIAFGYVLCALLLRLPWRGQVAAAVAILAGYWGLFVVFPGPQGPWSQTGNIGAVLDLWALGYNYSGYYTTINFIGNALTILFGCWAGLLLQSGRSHASRLKVLGGCAAACLALGLALQPLIPMVKRLWTGSFLLFSTGWVLLMLMAFYWVIEVKQVKRWTMPFLVLGMNSIFVYSLGQIGISGWLNRGLASFTGNFGFLGEPGAIPQRVCVLAGLWYLCYWLYQRRIFLKI, encoded by the coding sequence ATGGCGGCTGGGACGATTCAACAGGCGACCGCGGCTGTGCAGGCGCCGTCTGCAGCCGAGCCGGGGCAGGGCGCACGGCTGGTGAGCCTTGACGCCTATCGGGGCTTCATCATGCTGATGCTGGTGTCAGGGGGCTTCGGCCTGGGCTCACTGCAGGCGTATCCGGGCTGGTCCTGGCTGGCGGAACAGGTGGAGCATGCGGCTTGGGAGGGCTGCACGTTCTGGGACCTGATCCAGCCGGCATTCACGTTCATGGTGGGCATGGCGATGCCTTTCTCGCTGGGACGGCGGATCGCGGCCGGCGCGAGTTCGTTCCAGGTGATGCGGCATGTGGCGTGGCGGGCGTTGATTCTGATCCTCCTCAGCAATATCTATTCGAACTGGGGCGCCAAACCGGGCCAGTTGCGGCTGCAGTTCATCAACGTGCTGTGCCAGATCGCCTTTGGCTACGTGCTGTGCGCGCTGCTCCTGCGACTGCCCTGGCGCGGGCAGGTGGCAGCGGCGGTGGCGATCCTCGCAGGATACTGGGGGCTTTTCGTGGTGTTCCCGGGTCCCCAAGGGCCGTGGTCGCAGACGGGCAATATCGGAGCAGTTCTGGACCTGTGGGCGCTGGGCTACAACTATTCGGGCTACTACACGACGATCAATTTCATTGGGAATGCGTTGACGATTCTGTTCGGCTGCTGGGCGGGGTTGCTCCTGCAGAGTGGCCGGTCGCACGCGAGCCGGCTGAAGGTCCTGGGCGGGTGCGCGGCGGCTTGCCTGGCCTTGGGACTGGCCTTGCAGCCGTTGATCCCGATGGTGAAGCGGCTTTGGACGGGCTCGTTCCTGCTGTTCAGCACTGGCTGGGTGTTGCTCATGCTGATGGCCTTCTATTGGGTTATCGAGGTGAAGCAGGTAAAGCGGTGGACCATGCCATTCCTGGTGCTGGGCATGAACTCGATATTTGTCTATTCGCTCGGGCAGATCGGGATCTCCGGCTGGCTCAATCGCGGCCTGGCGAGCTTTACCGGGAACTTCGGGTTTCTGGGCGAACCGGGTGCGATTCCGCAGAGGGTGTGCGTGCTGGCGGGCCTTTGGTATCTGTGTTACTGGTTGTACCAGAGGCGGATTTTCCTGAAGATCTGA
- the prmC gene encoding peptide chain release factor N(5)-glutamine methyltransferase: MTAKTAVQQGSDLLAGAGISEPRLTAEVLLLHALHKERIYLFSHPEHELSTVEWIHYGRYLHERMQGKPTQYITRLQEFYGRPFRVSPAVLVPRPETEHTVEQALQVAPRAKTLLDIGTGSGALVVTLALELKARAVATDLSFDALQVARGNAAELAARVDFVQCDLAAGIQTRFDLIVSNPPYIPDAEIPGLQTEVRDFEPHLALAGGALGTEIYHRIVPQAERLLKPGGWLIFEIGYQGEAGVREAFAKGPWQDITLIHDLAGLPRVLRGRYTP; encoded by the coding sequence ATGACGGCAAAGACCGCGGTCCAGCAGGGAAGTGATCTCCTTGCTGGCGCCGGTATCTCCGAGCCCAGGCTGACCGCCGAAGTCCTGCTCCTGCACGCGCTCCACAAGGAGCGCATCTATCTCTTCTCACATCCCGAACACGAGCTCTCCACCGTGGAGTGGATCCATTACGGCCGCTACCTCCACGAGCGGATGCAGGGCAAGCCCACGCAGTACATCACACGGCTCCAGGAGTTCTACGGACGGCCCTTCCGCGTCTCGCCCGCCGTGCTGGTGCCCCGCCCCGAGACCGAGCACACAGTGGAGCAGGCACTCCAGGTGGCGCCGCGCGCGAAAACCCTGCTGGATATCGGTACAGGCTCGGGCGCCCTGGTGGTCACCCTGGCCTTGGAACTCAAGGCCCGGGCTGTGGCCACTGATCTGAGTTTCGATGCCCTCCAGGTCGCCCGCGGCAATGCCGCCGAACTGGCCGCCCGCGTGGACTTCGTACAATGCGACTTGGCCGCCGGAATCCAGACCCGCTTTGACCTGATCGTTTCCAATCCGCCCTACATTCCGGATGCCGAAATACCCGGCCTGCAGACGGAAGTGCGCGACTTTGAACCCCACCTGGCCCTCGCCGGCGGTGCACTGGGCACCGAGATCTACCACCGCATCGTCCCGCAGGCGGAACGGCTTCTAAAGCCCGGCGGGTGGCTGATCTTTGAGATCGGCTACCAGGGCGAAGCCGGAGTCCGCGAGGCGTTCGCAAAGGGCCCATGGCAGGACATCACCCTGATCCACGATCTGGCCGGATTGCCAAGAGTGCTGCGCGGACGCTACACGCCGTAG
- a CDS encoding PH domain-containing protein yields MLPFLAPLFSWLDSTRTELTLEGGVVRYRHGLMNQTTRALDLKKLQDVRVERSLTQRLWGVGTLVLETANESGRITVNDIDDAQRVADRIMTACRTEGNTTQNV; encoded by the coding sequence GTGCTTCCGTTTCTTGCGCCACTGTTCAGTTGGCTGGACTCCACGCGCACTGAACTGACCCTGGAAGGCGGTGTAGTGCGATACCGTCATGGGCTGATGAACCAGACGACCCGGGCGCTGGATTTGAAGAAGCTGCAGGATGTCCGCGTGGAACGCTCGCTGACGCAGCGTTTGTGGGGCGTGGGCACGCTCGTGCTGGAAACGGCCAACGAGTCGGGCCGCATCACTGTGAATGATATTGACGACGCGCAGCGCGTGGCCGATCGCATCATGACTGCCTGCCGAACAGAAGGAAACACGACACAGAATGTCTGA
- a CDS encoding DUF1385 domain-containing protein, translating into MLPILESGEETLVGGQAVMEGVMMRAPHSYCVAVRRPDGIIVTEEQPLAKVSDKYPIFKLPIFRGVGTLGQAMSLGVKALRFSADVAMQAEAEKEGKAEPQAGEKKPTEIPGWVMTLNLLFSFAFFIALYKFVPLVLTTQLQRMYPQLGLGNRILFNLMDGVIRLVIFLGFLWIISRWKDIHRVFEYHGAEHRVVFNFESGKPVTVANAQRFVTFHPRCGTSFLLVVMMVSIAVYAVIPVDTFWAKMLLRIVALPVIAGLSYELIRFAAKHRSGLLALMTAPGLWLQRITTQPPADDQTAVAIRALDGAMEIEKQQGGELVIA; encoded by the coding sequence ATGCTGCCAATTCTCGAGAGCGGCGAAGAGACCCTGGTGGGCGGCCAGGCTGTGATGGAGGGCGTCATGATGCGCGCTCCCCACAGCTACTGTGTGGCCGTGCGCCGCCCCGACGGTATCATCGTCACGGAAGAACAACCGCTGGCGAAGGTCTCCGACAAGTACCCTATCTTCAAGTTGCCGATCTTTCGCGGTGTCGGCACCCTCGGCCAGGCAATGTCGCTCGGAGTGAAGGCCCTGCGCTTCTCGGCCGACGTCGCCATGCAGGCGGAAGCGGAAAAGGAAGGCAAAGCCGAACCTCAGGCCGGCGAGAAGAAGCCCACGGAAATCCCCGGCTGGGTCATGACCCTGAATCTGCTCTTCTCTTTCGCTTTCTTCATCGCCCTCTACAAATTCGTACCCCTGGTGCTCACCACCCAACTGCAGCGCATGTACCCGCAATTGGGCCTCGGCAACCGCATCCTGTTCAACCTGATGGACGGCGTGATCCGTTTGGTGATCTTCCTCGGCTTCCTGTGGATCATCTCGCGCTGGAAAGATATCCACCGCGTCTTCGAATACCATGGCGCCGAACACCGCGTCGTGTTCAACTTCGAGTCGGGCAAGCCCGTTACCGTGGCAAACGCCCAGCGCTTCGTCACCTTCCACCCCCGTTGCGGCACCAGTTTCCTGCTGGTCGTGATGATGGTTTCGATTGCCGTGTATGCGGTGATCCCGGTGGATACGTTCTGGGCGAAAATGCTCCTTCGCATCGTGGCGCTGCCCGTCATCGCCGGGCTCAGCTACGAACTCATCCGCTTCGCCGCGAAGCATCGCAGCGGACTTCTGGCCCTGATGACCGCCCCCGGCCTGTGGCTGCAGCGCATCACAACGCAGCCGCCCGCCGATGACCAGACCGCTGTAGCCATTCGAGCCCTTGATGGTGCGATGGAGATTGAGAAGCAGCAGGGCGGCGAGTTGGTAATAGCCTAA
- a CDS encoding lactonase family protein: MTISRRSLLVSPLVVAPALLADRNDALLYIGAYTSAKNKGITVARFDKSTGAIAEMSTAAETPNPTFLELHSNGKWLYAINEVNNFGGKKEGSVDAYSIDRASGKLTLLNQVSSKGAGPCHVSVDRSGRMVMIANYGSGSVASYKILADGQLSEAVSFFQHEGKGPVAGRQAGPHAHSINASPDNRYAVACDLGTDEIRVYKLDPGKGSMEKHKVANSAPGAGPRHFAWHPKKMFGYAVNELNSTVTVYLYAPDGVLEEIQSVSTLPEGYRNENSPAEVRVHPSGKFLYASNRGEDSIAVFAIDAATGKLAPVDRTLTQGAVPRNFYIEPTGRWMLAANQKTDNIIVFGIDQKTGKLQNTGKGIIVGQPVCLRTLG; encoded by the coding sequence ATGACCATTTCCCGCCGTTCCCTGCTTGTCAGCCCCCTGGTGGTGGCGCCCGCCCTGTTGGCCGACCGCAACGATGCACTGCTGTACATTGGCGCCTACACGAGCGCGAAGAACAAGGGGATCACGGTCGCCCGCTTCGATAAGTCCACGGGCGCGATTGCGGAGATGAGCACGGCCGCCGAGACTCCGAATCCCACATTTCTTGAGTTGCATTCGAATGGCAAGTGGCTGTACGCGATCAACGAGGTGAACAACTTCGGCGGCAAGAAAGAAGGCTCGGTGGACGCCTATTCCATCGACCGGGCCAGCGGGAAGCTGACGTTGCTGAACCAGGTAAGCAGCAAAGGGGCGGGGCCGTGCCACGTGTCGGTGGACCGCAGCGGCCGGATGGTGATGATCGCCAATTACGGCAGCGGCAGCGTGGCTTCGTATAAGATTCTGGCCGACGGGCAGTTGAGCGAAGCGGTGTCGTTCTTCCAGCATGAAGGGAAGGGGCCGGTGGCGGGCCGGCAGGCCGGTCCGCACGCGCATTCGATCAATGCCTCGCCGGACAATCGCTATGCGGTGGCGTGCGACCTGGGGACGGACGAGATCCGGGTCTACAAGCTCGATCCGGGCAAGGGGTCGATGGAGAAGCACAAGGTGGCGAACTCCGCTCCTGGTGCAGGTCCGCGGCATTTTGCCTGGCACCCGAAGAAGATGTTCGGCTATGCGGTGAACGAACTGAACTCGACGGTGACCGTATATTTGTATGCGCCGGACGGGGTGCTGGAGGAGATCCAAAGCGTCTCGACGCTGCCCGAAGGGTACAGGAACGAGAACTCGCCGGCCGAGGTGCGCGTGCATCCTTCAGGCAAGTTCCTGTATGCGTCGAACCGGGGTGAGGATTCGATTGCGGTGTTTGCGATCGATGCGGCGACGGGCAAGCTGGCGCCGGTAGACCGCACGTTGACGCAAGGCGCGGTGCCGCGCAATTTCTACATTGAGCCTACGGGCCGGTGGATGCTGGCCGCGAATCAGAAGACCGATAACATCATTGTTTTCGGGATCGACCAGAAGACGGGCAAGTTGCAGAATACGGGCAAGGGCATCATCGTCGGGCAGCCGGTGTGCCTGCGGACTCTCGGGTAA
- the ispG gene encoding flavodoxin-dependent (E)-4-hydroxy-3-methylbut-2-enyl-diphosphate synthase: MAIIARRKSVVVNIGGVKVGGSNPVVVQSMTNTDTADVTGTVNQVMALANAGSELVRVTVNTEEAAKAVPRIVDTLNLFGMKVPIIGDFHYNGHILLKKYPECAKALSKYRINPGNVNIGRKTDDNYRTMIECAMEYGKPVRIGVNWGSLDGTLLTRMMDENAKSATPLNAADVTKRAIVVSAIESAAMAESYGLPHDKIILSAKVSAVQDLIDVYRMLAAECDLPLHLGLTEAGMGAKGIVATTAALSILLQEGIGDTIRASLTPLPNGDRTEEVLVSQQILQSLGIRSFTPQVTACPGCGRTTSTFFQELADQIQTYLREQMPLWKEKYTGVEEMKVAVMGCIVNGPGESKHANIGISLPGTAEDPKAPVYVDGKLVTTLKGDGIVDDFTGMVNQYVERTYGANQPAAVN, translated from the coding sequence ATGGCTATCATCGCGCGGCGTAAATCCGTAGTTGTGAACATAGGCGGAGTGAAGGTTGGCGGCAGCAATCCGGTTGTGGTCCAGTCGATGACCAACACGGACACGGCGGACGTGACCGGTACGGTGAACCAGGTGATGGCTCTGGCCAATGCGGGGTCTGAACTGGTACGCGTTACGGTGAACACGGAAGAGGCGGCGAAGGCCGTCCCTCGAATCGTCGACACGCTGAACCTGTTCGGCATGAAGGTCCCCATCATTGGAGACTTCCACTACAACGGCCACATACTTCTAAAGAAGTATCCGGAGTGTGCGAAAGCTCTCTCCAAATACAGGATTAACCCGGGTAACGTTAATATCGGCCGAAAGACCGATGACAATTACCGCACGATGATCGAATGTGCGATGGAGTACGGCAAGCCGGTCCGGATCGGGGTCAATTGGGGCTCGCTGGATGGCACGCTGCTCACCCGCATGATGGACGAGAACGCCAAAAGCGCGACTCCGCTGAACGCGGCGGACGTGACGAAGCGGGCGATTGTGGTGAGCGCGATCGAGTCGGCGGCCATGGCGGAGTCCTACGGGTTGCCGCACGACAAAATCATACTTAGCGCGAAAGTTTCCGCCGTCCAGGATCTGATCGACGTCTACCGGATGTTGGCCGCCGAATGCGATCTGCCGCTGCACCTGGGTCTCACCGAAGCCGGGATGGGCGCCAAGGGGATTGTTGCGACCACGGCGGCGCTGTCGATCCTGCTGCAGGAGGGAATCGGGGACACGATCCGGGCGTCCCTCACTCCGCTGCCGAACGGAGACCGGACCGAGGAAGTCCTGGTTTCCCAGCAGATTCTGCAGTCGCTGGGCATCCGCAGCTTCACCCCGCAGGTGACGGCCTGCCCCGGCTGCGGGCGCACGACGAGCACGTTCTTCCAGGAACTGGCCGACCAGATTCAGACCTACCTGCGCGAACAGATGCCCCTTTGGAAAGAGAAGTATACCGGTGTCGAGGAGATGAAGGTGGCGGTGATGGGCTGCATCGTGAACGGCCCCGGCGAGTCAAAGCACGCCAACATCGGCATTTCTTTGCCGGGCACGGCGGAGGATCCGAAGGCTCCGGTGTATGTCGACGGCAAGCTGGTGACGACGCTGAAGGGCGACGGGATTGTGGACGACTTCACAGGGATGGTGAATCAGTACGTCGAGCGTACCTATGGCGCCAACCAGCCGGCGGCCGTCAACTGA
- a CDS encoding tetratricopeptide repeat protein: MSSDGSFEFRSLPAGSYEVRLTNLQGDVFSKQIVNVPSMTAVRFDISSLTGVNPKSTGPVSYYRLSHQVPGKALKLWQKAVKAAKAGHSEESAELLDKALASDGQFADALHLRGVYALQAKDFALASNLLSHAATLDESNPNFLADAAFGHFAAQSPAQALQYARSALRLDPANKKANYVFGLTMLRQGNQGEETVHALQEASTLFPSAARVLNQLRSSGPHR; this comes from the coding sequence GTGAGCAGCGATGGCTCATTCGAATTCCGGTCCCTGCCGGCCGGCAGCTACGAGGTGCGCCTCACCAATCTGCAGGGCGACGTCTTCTCGAAACAGATCGTCAACGTCCCGTCCATGACCGCCGTCCGCTTCGACATCTCCAGCCTCACCGGCGTGAACCCGAAAAGCACGGGGCCAGTCAGCTACTACCGGCTCTCTCACCAGGTGCCGGGGAAGGCGCTGAAGCTTTGGCAGAAAGCAGTGAAAGCGGCCAAGGCTGGACATTCCGAAGAGTCCGCTGAGTTGTTGGACAAAGCGCTCGCCAGCGACGGACAATTCGCCGACGCCCTGCACCTGCGTGGCGTCTACGCGTTGCAGGCAAAGGACTTCGCACTGGCGAGCAACCTGCTGAGCCACGCCGCGACCCTTGACGAATCGAACCCGAACTTCCTCGCCGACGCCGCCTTCGGGCACTTTGCAGCCCAATCGCCGGCCCAGGCACTGCAATACGCCCGCTCCGCTCTACGCCTCGACCCCGCCAACAAAAAGGCGAACTACGTGTTCGGCCTCACCATGCTGCGCCAGGGCAACCAGGGCGAAGAAACAGTGCACGCCCTCCAGGAGGCGTCCACCCTCTTCCCCAGCGCGGCCCGCGTCCTCAACCAACTGCGCTCGTCCGGCCCTCACCGTTAG
- the prfA gene encoding peptide chain release factor 1, which produces MDLTQQLDDVEKRYNALSSQMADPDVINDSEKYRKTAKMHRDLEETVGVYREYKKAVEELTQARQMIEDEDPDLRAMAQEEITRLEPETARLAAELEILLLPKDPNDEKNVLLEIRAGAGGDEASLFAAEIFRLYSRYADSKRWKVEVISASESGAGGSKEVIAMVGGDRVFSKLKYESGVHRVQRVPVTEQQGRIHTSTITVAVMPEADDVEIKLEPKDVRVDTFCSSGPGGQSVNTTYSAVRLTHLPTGLVVSCQDEKSQIKNRAKAERVLRSRLYELEMEKQQQAIGADRRSQVGTGDRSEKIRTYNFKENRVTDHRIGLTLHQLDRVMEGEIEELLTACVNHFNAQKLKEQADSSQADLNSNKKDDGKDRGPAGK; this is translated from the coding sequence ATGGATCTCACGCAGCAACTAGACGACGTCGAAAAGCGCTACAACGCACTGTCCTCGCAGATGGCCGATCCGGACGTGATCAACGATTCGGAGAAGTACCGGAAAACTGCCAAAATGCACCGCGACCTGGAAGAGACGGTCGGCGTCTATCGCGAGTACAAGAAGGCAGTCGAAGAGCTCACCCAGGCCCGCCAGATGATCGAGGATGAAGATCCTGACCTGCGCGCCATGGCCCAGGAAGAGATCACCCGCCTGGAGCCCGAAACGGCCAGGCTCGCGGCGGAGCTCGAAATCCTCCTCCTGCCCAAGGATCCCAACGACGAGAAGAACGTCCTGCTGGAAATCCGCGCCGGGGCCGGCGGCGACGAAGCCAGCCTCTTCGCGGCCGAAATCTTCCGGCTCTACTCGCGCTATGCCGATTCCAAACGCTGGAAGGTGGAAGTCATCTCCGCCAGCGAATCCGGAGCCGGCGGCTCCAAGGAAGTCATCGCCATGGTCGGCGGCGACCGCGTCTTCTCCAAGCTGAAGTATGAAAGCGGTGTCCACCGCGTCCAGCGCGTGCCCGTCACTGAACAGCAGGGCCGCATCCACACCTCCACCATCACCGTGGCCGTCATGCCCGAAGCGGATGATGTCGAGATCAAACTGGAACCCAAGGACGTCCGCGTCGATACGTTCTGCTCCTCCGGCCCCGGTGGCCAGTCGGTCAATACGACCTACTCCGCCGTCCGCCTCACCCACCTGCCCACGGGGTTGGTTGTGAGCTGCCAGGACGAAAAGTCGCAGATCAAGAACCGCGCTAAAGCGGAACGCGTTCTCCGCTCGCGCCTTTATGAACTCGAGATGGAGAAGCAGCAGCAGGCCATCGGAGCCGACCGCCGCAGCCAGGTTGGCACGGGCGACCGTTCCGAAAAGATCCGCACCTACAACTTCAAGGAGAACCGTGTCACCGATCACCGCATCGGCCTCACGCTCCACCAGCTCGACCGCGTCATGGAAGGCGAGATCGAGGAACTGCTCACCGCCTGCGTAAACCACTTCAACGCGCAGAAGCTCAAGGAGCAGGCGGATTCTTCCCAGGCCGATCTCAACTCGAACAAAAAGGATGACGGCAAAGACCGCGGTCCAGCAGGGAAGTGA
- a CDS encoding MFS transporter has translation MSSPSTPAKGALGVIFLIVFLDLMGAGILIPVIPYIVEPYRADALTVGILAMAFSAAQFLASPLLGLLSDRFGRRPILLLSVLGSAGGYFLFGYGGSLAVLFAARIIDGLTGGNISAAQAYIADISEPKDRAKNFGLIGAAFGLGFILGPALGGALSKISLSAPAYAAGVLSLVTFAVGSVLLKESLPAANRTSKKTRWHDVNPFSQIRAAFARVGFRELMLATFAMNFGMAGLQTNFAVFTHARFGLDASHNAMLFAFLGVMASLTQGLLLRKLAPSLGEGRLAVGGSLLLGLGFVVLAISSAIWMLYLCLVLTALGFGLAGPSLSGLVSRRATPREQGVLLGTMQSLASFTRVIGPVWAGASFDHIGQSAPYWTGAICAGLTMVWSLHSTRESL, from the coding sequence GTGAGTTCCCCGTCCACTCCGGCCAAGGGCGCACTTGGCGTCATCTTCCTGATCGTCTTCCTCGACCTGATGGGCGCGGGGATCCTGATCCCGGTGATTCCTTACATCGTCGAGCCCTACCGCGCGGATGCCCTGACTGTCGGCATCCTGGCGATGGCTTTCTCCGCGGCGCAGTTCCTGGCCAGTCCGCTGCTGGGCCTCCTGTCCGACCGTTTTGGACGGCGCCCAATCCTACTGCTGAGTGTGCTGGGCAGCGCGGGCGGCTATTTCCTGTTCGGCTATGGCGGGTCGCTGGCGGTTCTGTTTGCCGCTCGCATTATTGATGGCTTAACCGGCGGGAATATCTCCGCGGCGCAGGCCTATATCGCCGATATTTCCGAGCCAAAAGACAGGGCGAAGAACTTCGGCCTGATTGGGGCGGCCTTTGGGCTGGGCTTCATCCTGGGGCCGGCGCTGGGCGGCGCGCTGAGCAAGATCAGCCTGTCGGCTCCGGCGTACGCGGCAGGTGTCCTCTCGCTGGTGACTTTTGCAGTGGGCTCAGTGCTGCTGAAGGAGTCGTTGCCGGCCGCCAACCGGACCTCGAAAAAGACCCGCTGGCATGACGTGAATCCGTTCTCCCAGATCCGGGCTGCCTTTGCGCGGGTAGGATTCCGCGAACTCATGCTGGCTACCTTTGCGATGAACTTTGGGATGGCCGGGCTGCAGACGAACTTCGCGGTATTCACGCATGCGCGATTCGGGTTGGACGCGAGCCACAATGCGATGCTGTTTGCGTTCCTGGGCGTGATGGCGTCGCTGACGCAAGGCTTGCTGCTGAGGAAGCTGGCTCCATCGCTGGGAGAGGGCCGGCTGGCCGTGGGCGGGTCGCTGCTGTTGGGACTTGGCTTCGTGGTGCTGGCCATTTCCAGCGCGATCTGGATGCTCTATCTGTGCCTGGTGCTGACGGCCCTGGGTTTCGGGCTGGCGGGTCCGTCGCTCTCGGGCCTGGTGTCTCGCCGGGCCACGCCGCGGGAGCAGGGTGTGCTGCTGGGGACGATGCAGTCGCTGGCCAGCTTTACGCGTGTGATCGGCCCTGTGTGGGCGGGCGCCTCGTTTGATCACATCGGGCAGAGCGCTCCGTATTGGACCGGCGCGATCTGCGCGGGGCTCACCATGGTGTGGTCGCTGCACTCCACGCGCGAATCACTTTGA
- a CDS encoding DUF488 domain-containing protein has product MSIFIVQLGTPRRAGEGPRLGTVRRPPRGVAKADFARLDYYDVWFPNLAPSAELVQEALHAKDEPAWARFVRQFRKEMNAPDRSRELDVLATLSHHTNLSLGCYCAEEARCHRSVLRALLVERGGKVV; this is encoded by the coding sequence ATGTCGATCTTTATCGTGCAACTGGGTACGCCACGCAGGGCAGGGGAAGGGCCGCGGCTGGGCACGGTCAGGCGGCCGCCGCGCGGGGTGGCCAAGGCGGATTTCGCCAGGCTTGACTACTACGATGTGTGGTTTCCGAATCTGGCTCCCAGCGCCGAACTGGTGCAGGAAGCACTGCATGCGAAAGACGAGCCGGCGTGGGCGAGGTTCGTGCGGCAGTTCCGCAAGGAGATGAACGCTCCGGACCGCAGCCGGGAGCTGGATGTACTGGCGACGCTGTCGCACCATACGAACCTGTCGCTCGGTTGCTATTGCGCGGAAGAAGCCCGCTGTCACCGGTCGGTGCTTCGAGCTTTGCTGGTGGAACGGGGCGGCAAGGTCGTCTAG
- the rpsU gene encoding 30S ribosomal protein S21: MAEVYIQDGETLESALRRFKRKVQQEDIIKEIKKHSYYMKPGEKKRVKAALARKRNRKKRNKDMD, encoded by the coding sequence ATGGCGGAAGTTTACATCCAGGATGGTGAAACTCTGGAAAGCGCGTTGCGGCGGTTCAAGCGCAAGGTGCAGCAGGAAGACATCATCAAAGAGATCAAGAAACACTCCTACTACATGAAGCCCGGCGAGAAGAAGCGCGTGAAGGCGGCATTGGCGCGCAAGCGCAACCGTAAGAAGCGCAACAAGGACATGGACTAA